The following coding sequences lie in one Oncorhynchus nerka isolate Pitt River linkage group LG14, Oner_Uvic_2.0, whole genome shotgun sequence genomic window:
- the LOC135559462 gene encoding protein rapunzel-like has product MASQLQKIVSEKKNMVETVMEVFEQGAEVVASIAGDLFPIFAIAAPIVKLALDNVESKEAVFMKEQFQKVREHLEVISEEMQRINEEIKKSGADAAYFSVEENISNQFRKYMDILNAKPKFREVKKKLFMEHFVKTGCDKNLHTLYSAVTGDNFSGESVLEITLNYEEKSRRAMEDFCARLKNLFCIGLIALMGYTALKDCDDEEKLLQDWGEKMKEVQVKMNAVIEDCITSFSKQAELDSRRLVRDHSDLSNQQLADAILEKLKKKYDWVCWSVRIFSSPSGLFSNKNNIQCPTGKNRFQVPATDEKLNIMVSYSASPEPLNKAHIQQLIQGQKKLTVVGTAELLFEQLPGACAVHTVKTCKDLACVWSFAEELHYWEEHKNFYVCVHCN; this is encoded by the coding sequence ATGGCCAGCCAGCTACAGAAGATTGTATCAGAGAAgaagaacatggtagagactgtaaTGGAAGTGTTTGAACAGGGAGCTGAGGTGGTGGCCAGTATTGCAGGTGACCTCTTCCCTATTTTCGCCATCGCTGCTCCCATCGTGAAATTGGCCCTGGACAATGTGGAGAGTAAGGAAGCTGTGTTCATGAAGGAGCAGTTCCAGAAGGTTCGTGAACACCTGGAGGTGATTTCAGAGGAGATGCAGCGAATTAACGAAGAAATCAAGAAGAGCGGCGCGGACGCTGCCTACTTTTCTGTAGAGGAGAACATCTCCAACCAGTTCCGCAAGTACATGGACATCCTCAATGCCAAACCCAAGTTTCGTGAGGTCAAAAAGAAGCTTTTCATGGAGCATTTCGTCAAAACAGGTTGCGACAAAAACCTACATACCCTCTACAGTGCCGTGACGGGAGACAACTTCTCTGGAGAGTCAGTGTTGGAGATTACTCTTAACTATGAAGAGAAAAGTCGACGAGCCATGGAAGACTTCTGTGCCAGGTTGAAGAACCTCTTTTGCATAGGCCTCATCGCTCTGATGGGTTACACCGCACTAAAGGACTGTGATGACGAAGAGAAGCTTCTTCAAGACTGGGGTGAAAAGATGAAGGAGGTACAGGTGAAAATGAATGCTGTCATCGAGGACTGCATCACCAGCTTCTCCAAGCAGGCTGAACTGGATTCCCGGAGGTTGGTTAGGGACCATTCTGACCTGAGCAACCAGCAGCTGGCTGACGCCATTTTGGAGAAGCTTAAAAAAAAGTATGACTGGGTGTGCTGGTCTGTCCGTATATTCAGCTCCCCTTCGGGCCTGTTCTCAAACAAAAATAACATCCAGTGCCCCACAGGAAAAAATCGCTTTCAGGTGCCAGCGACAGACGAGAAGCTGAACATCATGGTGTCCTACAGTGCCTCACCCGAGCCTCTGAACAAGGCCCACATCCAGCAGCTGATCCAGGGTCAGAAGAAACTCACCGTAGTGGGTACAGCTGAGCTCCTGTTTGAGCAGTTGCCAGGTGCATGTGCAGTCCACACGGTCAAGACTTGCAAAGACCTGGCCTGTGTCTGGAGCTTTGCCGAAGAGCTACACTACTGGGAGGAGCACAAGAACTTCTATGTTTGCGTTCACTGCAATTGA